A window of the Janthinobacterium agaricidamnosum NBRC 102515 = DSM 9628 genome harbors these coding sequences:
- a CDS encoding DUF2244 domain-containing protein produces the protein MPHDTTSEPQQWLLKRNCSLAPRQMALAYGLLCLLSFSVALGFALHGLWYVPLFSVAEMSAVACALLYYARHAADYEHIALSGTSLLIEQVRAGKSSHTRLDAWRTRIVPPRRPRDLVRLESRGASVAIGCYATEPQRRQLARELQRQLPRFYR, from the coding sequence ATGCCGCACGACACGACATCCGAACCGCAGCAATGGTTATTAAAGCGCAACTGTTCGCTGGCGCCGCGCCAGATGGCGCTGGCGTATGGCTTGCTGTGCCTGCTGTCGTTCTCGGTCGCGCTGGGTTTTGCCTTGCATGGCCTGTGGTATGTGCCGCTGTTTTCGGTGGCCGAAATGAGCGCGGTGGCGTGCGCGCTGCTGTATTACGCGCGCCACGCGGCCGATTACGAACACATCGCGCTGAGCGGAACCAGCCTGCTGATTGAACAGGTGCGGGCCGGCAAGTCCAGCCACACCAGGCTGGACGCGTGGCGCACCCGCATCGTGCCGCCGCGCCGCCCGCGCGACCTGGTCCGCCTGGAATCGCGCGGCGCCAGCGTGGCCATCGGCTGCTACGCCACCGAACCGCAACGCCGCCAGCTGGCGCGCGAATTGCAGCGGCAATTGCCGCGTTTTTATCGTTGA
- a CDS encoding DUF4148 domain-containing protein, whose protein sequence is MNLISSITAAVATLAAAGSMLAQSAPSAGLTRAEVIAEFQRARANGDIAYSEADYAKLPANTSSVTRQQVMDEFYAARKSGKIAQTEADFDVAHSRTPTLK, encoded by the coding sequence ATGAACCTCATATCCTCGATCACCGCCGCCGTCGCCACGCTGGCCGCCGCCGGTTCCATGCTGGCGCAAAGCGCGCCATCGGCTGGCCTGACGCGCGCCGAAGTCATCGCCGAATTCCAGCGTGCCCGCGCCAACGGCGACATCGCGTACAGCGAAGCCGACTACGCCAAGTTGCCGGCCAACACCAGCAGCGTGACGCGGCAACAAGTCATGGACGAGTTTTACGCGGCGCGCAAGAGCGGCAAGATTGCGCAAACGGAAGCCGATTTCGATGTGGCGCACAGCCGCACGCCAACGCTCAAGTAA